A stretch of Desertifilum tharense IPPAS B-1220 DNA encodes these proteins:
- a CDS encoding cyclic nucleotide-binding domain-containing protein, which produces MNNLIETVVQRIANLFNTEILALGETSVTLNLIFQILLALFLILFICRNLKGFLKYRLLSKFKIDEGNREAIATIISYGIGTLSILVLLQTQGFNLASLAVLAGGLGVGIGLGLQSLTKNFTSGLTLLLERKLKVGDFIEFAGLSGYIKEISLRATVIRTREGGDVVVPNSQLVENQVLNWSYDTFTARVQIPVGVAYGTDPVLVTETLLNCAYADSSVLHDPAPRVIFKGFGDNALNFELWVWVNRIDLSPIIRSSINFIIEYQLRQQGISIPFPQRDLWLRNPEVLAPTYATNNHHPVSLAPELEKPKKPLSLRQLLHEVVYFQNLNDLELRQMIEIGYRKRLSSSQVLFREGDPGDAFYIILSGEVEVYVEKIGKHLTTLGPGKFFGELSLMLGIPRTATIRATEETLLFAINNLAFEKLLREHPELTEAIIQELARHREELAERQKQLREMGLVDDDEDDKNPVIWVRKRLKNLFGVTSL; this is translated from the coding sequence ATGAATAATCTGATTGAAACTGTTGTTCAGAGAATTGCGAACTTATTTAACACTGAAATTCTCGCCCTTGGAGAAACTTCAGTCACTCTGAATCTAATTTTTCAGATTTTATTGGCTTTATTTCTAATTTTATTTATTTGTCGAAATCTCAAAGGATTCCTCAAATATCGCCTCCTCTCCAAATTCAAAATTGACGAGGGCAACCGAGAAGCGATCGCCACCATCATCAGTTATGGTATAGGAACCCTGAGCATCCTCGTTTTGCTGCAAACCCAAGGCTTTAACCTCGCCTCCCTCGCCGTTCTTGCAGGAGGTCTTGGCGTAGGGATTGGTTTAGGGTTACAATCGCTCACCAAGAACTTTACTAGCGGACTCACCCTGCTTCTAGAACGCAAGCTAAAAGTTGGGGACTTTATAGAATTTGCCGGACTTTCTGGCTATATCAAAGAGATTTCCTTACGCGCCACGGTAATTCGCACCCGCGAAGGCGGAGATGTCGTCGTTCCCAATAGCCAACTGGTCGAAAATCAAGTCCTCAACTGGAGTTATGATACCTTTACCGCCCGCGTTCAAATTCCCGTTGGCGTCGCCTATGGAACCGACCCCGTTTTAGTCACAGAAACCCTATTAAACTGTGCCTATGCGGATTCTTCAGTATTGCACGATCCCGCCCCGCGAGTCATCTTTAAAGGATTTGGCGATAACGCCTTGAATTTTGAACTTTGGGTTTGGGTCAACCGCATCGACCTCTCCCCCATTATTCGCAGTTCTATTAATTTTATTATTGAGTATCAACTCAGACAGCAAGGGATTAGCATTCCCTTTCCGCAGCGCGATTTATGGTTGCGAAATCCTGAAGTTCTCGCCCCAACTTATGCTACTAATAACCATCATCCCGTCTCCTTAGCGCCTGAACTTGAAAAGCCCAAAAAACCCTTATCCCTGCGCCAACTCCTGCACGAAGTCGTCTATTTTCAAAACCTCAATGACTTAGAGTTGCGCCAAATGATTGAAATTGGCTATCGCAAGCGTCTTTCTTCCTCCCAGGTTCTCTTTCGAGAAGGCGATCCGGGCGATGCCTTTTATATTATTCTGTCCGGTGAAGTGGAAGTCTATGTCGAAAAGATTGGCAAGCATTTAACCACCCTGGGGCCGGGTAAGTTCTTTGGCGAATTATCCTTAATGTTAGGCATTCCTCGAACCGCCACAATTCGGGCAACTGAGGAGACGCTATTATTTGCAATTAATAATCTGGCTTTTGAAAAACTGCTGCGCGAACACCCAGAACTGACTGAAGCCATTATCCAAGAACTGGCCCGACATCGCGAAGAACTCGCCGAACGCCAGAAGCAGCTTCGGGAAATGGGTTTAGTTGATGATGACGAAGATGATAAAAACCCAGTCATTTGGGTTCGCAAGCGCCTCAAGAACCTCTTTGGGGTGACAAGTTTATAG
- a CDS encoding glycoside hydrolase family 31 protein, which produces MKLLKQIALTFRLIKFERFLGSLFYSFQRDWLERQYSPPPTPTLVQSPGGLIQAEARERGAYCQFERAELEITFLTPELVRLEWKPGKPPLPYSIAKQDWPEVESHLEQAAEGWRLTSSHLKIEILNDGHLKFATPEGQTLREELPPQQLGEMRIHQARLRPEECIYGLGERAASLDLRRPKTEGQNIPAYRMWNYDAGGVYTSGTDPLYLCIPVYLGLHRQGSYLVFYENPYPANFSFEATATASFEGGSLCYYFTSGTPAQLLERYTELTGKPPLPPRWAFGYHQSRWGYGTQAAVQETVESFIQRDLPISAVHLDIDCQDNFRAFTVDPDTFPDIKTLTANLAARSIQLITILNPGIKASRKSKLFQEGRMQNFFCNDPQGNLIVGPVWPGMSAFPDFSNPDVRHWWTRQYEYLLDLGIRGFWHDMNEPGIFALWGDPSLPSHATQHSMEGRGGNHQEAHNLYGMLQAIAAYDALREYSPQIRPFVISRAGWAGLQRYAWTWTGDVQTSWEGLRQTVPTVLGMGLSGIPYTGPDIGGFKGNPSPELYLRWFQMAVFLPFCRTHSANNVKHRTPWMYGEPYLSLIRELLRLRYRLLPFFYTLAWEMTQTGHPMVRPLFWLDPTDVRLWSVDDAFLVGDALLVCPILAEGVRSRQVILPKGEWYQFWDDTPVGDSETLTLDAPLETIPLLVKAGTILAMEENQQLILHLYPSSEGSCMGQVYSDAGDGYGEWRVDRFQLHRTGAEMTLTWQSEGNFEFPYHRLKIQFHGIQPQQAWIEGQDLPILENSIECDSCEILFSKTM; this is translated from the coding sequence ATGAAACTTCTTAAACAAATTGCCCTCACCTTCCGCCTGATTAAGTTTGAACGCTTTTTGGGTTCGCTGTTTTACTCCTTTCAACGCGATTGGTTAGAACGACAGTATTCCCCCCCTCCAACCCCAACCTTGGTACAATCTCCAGGCGGGTTGATTCAAGCAGAAGCTAGAGAACGGGGCGCTTATTGCCAGTTTGAACGCGCCGAATTAGAGATTACCTTTCTCACCCCCGAACTGGTTCGCCTAGAGTGGAAACCCGGAAAACCGCCCCTCCCCTATAGCATTGCTAAACAGGATTGGCCAGAAGTCGAAAGCCATCTAGAACAAGCTGCTGAGGGGTGGAGGCTGACCAGTTCTCACCTCAAAATTGAGATTCTTAACGACGGACATCTGAAATTTGCCACCCCGGAGGGACAAACCCTGCGCGAAGAACTCCCCCCGCAACAGTTAGGGGAAATGCGGATTCATCAAGCGCGTTTGCGTCCCGAAGAATGCATCTATGGCTTAGGGGAACGCGCCGCCTCGCTAGACTTGCGCCGTCCGAAAACCGAAGGCCAGAATATCCCGGCTTATCGGATGTGGAACTATGATGCGGGAGGGGTTTATACTTCAGGCACCGATCCGCTTTACCTGTGCATCCCGGTTTATCTGGGATTGCATCGCCAAGGAAGCTATCTGGTTTTCTACGAAAATCCCTATCCGGCTAATTTCAGCTTTGAAGCTACCGCCACCGCTAGTTTTGAAGGCGGGAGTTTATGCTATTACTTTACGTCAGGAACCCCTGCCCAACTCCTCGAACGCTATACCGAACTTACTGGAAAGCCACCGCTTCCCCCGCGTTGGGCGTTTGGCTATCATCAGTCTCGGTGGGGATATGGTACGCAAGCAGCAGTACAAGAGACGGTTGAATCCTTTATTCAACGCGATCTTCCGATTAGTGCAGTTCACCTGGATATTGATTGTCAGGATAACTTTCGCGCTTTTACGGTCGATCCAGATACCTTTCCCGATATTAAAACCCTGACGGCAAACTTAGCAGCCAGAAGCATTCAACTGATTACGATTCTTAACCCCGGTATTAAAGCCAGTCGTAAGAGTAAGCTGTTCCAAGAAGGGCGAATGCAGAACTTTTTCTGTAACGATCCCCAGGGGAATCTAATTGTTGGGCCGGTGTGGCCGGGAATGTCTGCGTTTCCAGACTTTAGTAACCCCGATGTCCGTCACTGGTGGACGCGCCAGTATGAATATTTACTCGATTTAGGGATTCGAGGATTTTGGCATGATATGAACGAACCGGGGATTTTTGCGCTGTGGGGCGATCCGTCCTTACCGTCGCACGCTACGCAGCATAGCATGGAAGGTCGCGGGGGAAACCACCAAGAGGCGCATAATCTCTATGGGATGTTGCAGGCGATCGCAGCTTATGATGCCTTACGAGAGTATTCTCCGCAAATTCGACCGTTTGTAATTTCTCGCGCCGGATGGGCGGGGTTACAGCGCTATGCTTGGACATGGACGGGCGATGTTCAAACCAGTTGGGAAGGGTTGCGCCAAACTGTTCCTACGGTATTAGGAATGGGATTATCGGGGATACCCTACACGGGACCCGATATCGGCGGGTTTAAGGGGAACCCGTCCCCAGAGTTATACTTGCGCTGGTTCCAAATGGCGGTATTTCTGCCGTTTTGTCGCACTCACTCAGCGAATAATGTCAAGCATCGCACGCCCTGGATGTATGGCGAACCCTATTTAAGCCTCATTCGCGAGTTGTTGCGGCTGCGCTATCGCTTATTACCGTTTTTTTACACGCTAGCCTGGGAAATGACCCAAACCGGACATCCGATGGTGCGTCCGCTGTTTTGGCTAGATCCGACCGATGTGCGACTGTGGAGTGTGGATGATGCGTTTTTAGTAGGCGATGCACTTTTGGTCTGTCCCATTTTGGCAGAGGGAGTGCGATCGCGCCAAGTGATTCTTCCGAAAGGGGAGTGGTATCAATTCTGGGACGATACCCCCGTAGGTGACAGCGAAACCCTTACCCTAGACGCGCCTTTAGAAACCATTCCGCTTTTAGTGAAAGCGGGAACAATTCTGGCAATGGAGGAAAATCAGCAACTCATCCTGCACCTCTACCCCTCCAGCGAAGGAAGCTGCATGGGTCAAGTTTACAGCGATGCTGGTGATGGGTATGGCGAATGGCGCGTAGACCGTTTTCAACTTCACCGCACGGGTGCAGAAATGACCTTAACCTGGCAAAGTGAGGGGAACTTTGAATTTCCCTACCATCGGCTTAAAATCCAGTTCCACGGTATCCAGCCTCAGCAAGCTTGGATTGAAGGTCAAGACCTGCCTATTCTAGAAAATAGCATTGAGTGCGATTCCTGTGAGATTCTATTTTCTAAGACGATGTAG
- a CDS encoding MBL fold metallo-hydrolase — protein sequence MTQLIFLGSGSAFTVGADNFQSNLLLINSQNQKLLIDCGTDIRLSLHAAGFSHRDITDIYISHLHSDHSGGLEYIGFATKFDPSCASPNLYISEDLAGDLWEKTLAGGMASIEGSIAQLSTFFQVCPVPLEQSFQWSDIEFKPVRVKHIHNGQFTVPSYGLFFKLGQTKIFFTSDIQFALECVWDLYEQADLIFQDTETAKYPSKVHAHYQDLCQLPAEIKRKMWLYHYQPGVLPNAIADGFQGFVKRGQVFDFSQDSLQIL from the coding sequence ATGACGCAATTAATCTTTTTAGGTTCAGGTTCAGCCTTTACAGTGGGTGCTGATAACTTTCAATCTAATCTCTTGTTAATTAACTCGCAAAATCAGAAATTACTGATTGATTGTGGCACCGATATTCGTTTATCCCTGCACGCAGCCGGATTCTCCCATCGAGATATTACCGATATCTATATTAGTCATCTTCATTCCGATCACTCAGGCGGATTAGAATACATTGGTTTTGCCACAAAATTTGACCCCAGTTGTGCTTCTCCCAATCTTTATATTAGCGAGGATCTAGCAGGGGATTTGTGGGAAAAAACCTTAGCGGGTGGCATGGCTTCAATTGAAGGCTCTATTGCTCAGTTAAGCACCTTTTTTCAGGTTTGTCCGGTTCCCCTTGAACAATCTTTTCAGTGGTCGGATATTGAATTTAAGCCAGTCCGAGTTAAGCATATTCATAACGGTCAATTTACGGTACCCAGTTATGGATTGTTTTTTAAACTGGGTCAAACCAAAATCTTCTTTACTTCAGATATTCAGTTTGCCCTAGAATGTGTCTGGGATTTATACGAACAAGCCGATCTCATTTTTCAGGATACAGAAACAGCCAAATACCCCAGTAAAGTTCACGCCCACTATCAAGATCTTTGCCAACTTCCAGCCGAAATTAAACGCAAAATGTGGTTATACCACTATCAGCCCGGAGTTTTGCCCAATGCCATAGCCGATGGATTTCAGGGCTTTGTTAAACGAGGACAAGTCTTTGATTTTTCTCAAGACTCCTTACAAATATTATGA
- a CDS encoding CHASE2 domain-containing protein: MSKQLRRLLWDWRGVWLATPAIAGLVLSVRLTGLLQSWEWAAYDLYVRLRPQQPRDERIAIVGIDEGDVRAQGQAIIPDAVYAQLIEKLKAQQPRVIGLDVYRDQAVEPGHAELLQVFANTPNLVGIRKVVGDRDRETIPGPPGLERVGSNDLIFDEDKTVRRGLLTLNDPDGNVIPSFSLYLASLYLVQEGIAPQPVEGKNYWKLGKTTFLPFTANDGPYVRADAGGYQMILNYRGPNLHFETVSMRDVLNDRIPPDWGRDRIILIGAVGESFQDLFFTPYTRTPSERMAGVEVHANFASQFISAALEGRSTIRTWPNLYEELWVLFWSGVGATLTWTWRYAGGVKAISLRRTAIALLAGVILFGSTFAAFLASWWIPVIPPALALAGSAIAITAYIARTAGDIRKTFGRYLSDSVVANLLESPEGLKLGGQRQKLTILTSDLRGFTSLSERLPPEEVVKILNFYLEYMADVITAHQGTIDEFMGDGILVLFGAPTQGTDDAVRAVACGVAMQLAMISVNQKMAEWDLPPLAMGIGIHTGEVVVGNIGSEKRTKYGVVGNNVNLTYRIESYTTGGQILISESTLQEVGSTIRIDGYKQVQPKGVKQPILIYEVGGIGGEYNLFLPKEEEIFISLRSEIPLQYTILEGKHVGENVFNGRLVELSDKGALIRSSHAGLESLPLMLTNIKLNLGEEDNKSEDIYAKVLEQPAPSSSFYIRFTAKPPEIEKQLEQLYKSLQFPQSESSCD, translated from the coding sequence ATGAGCAAACAACTCAGGCGATTATTGTGGGATTGGCGGGGAGTCTGGCTTGCCACTCCCGCGATCGCAGGATTGGTTTTGAGCGTGCGACTAACGGGTCTATTGCAGTCCTGGGAATGGGCGGCGTATGACCTTTATGTCCGCCTCAGACCCCAACAACCCCGCGACGAACGGATCGCGATCGTGGGGATTGATGAGGGGGATGTGCGGGCCCAGGGACAAGCGATTATTCCCGATGCTGTTTACGCCCAATTGATTGAAAAGCTCAAAGCCCAGCAGCCGAGGGTCATTGGTTTAGATGTTTATCGCGATCAGGCGGTGGAACCCGGTCATGCGGAGTTGTTGCAGGTTTTTGCCAATACGCCCAATCTGGTGGGGATTCGTAAGGTTGTGGGCGATCGCGATCGCGAAACGATTCCCGGCCCCCCAGGTTTGGAACGGGTGGGTTCTAACGATCTGATCTTTGATGAAGACAAAACAGTACGGCGCGGGTTATTAACCCTCAATGACCCTGACGGCAACGTAATTCCTAGTTTTAGCTTGTACCTGGCCTCGCTCTATCTCGTTCAAGAAGGCATCGCACCGCAGCCTGTTGAGGGGAAAAACTACTGGAAACTGGGAAAAACGACGTTTTTGCCCTTCACCGCCAATGACGGCCCTTACGTGCGAGCAGACGCCGGAGGGTATCAGATGATTCTGAATTATCGCGGCCCCAACCTTCATTTTGAAACTGTCTCGATGCGGGATGTGTTAAACGATCGCATTCCGCCCGACTGGGGACGCGATCGGATTATCTTGATTGGCGCGGTGGGCGAAAGTTTTCAGGATCTGTTCTTTACGCCCTATACGCGCACGCCTTCCGAACGGATGGCCGGTGTAGAGGTTCATGCTAATTTTGCCAGTCAGTTTATTAGCGCCGCCTTAGAAGGGCGATCCACGATCCGCACCTGGCCGAATCTGTATGAAGAGTTGTGGGTGCTATTTTGGTCTGGGGTTGGTGCAACCCTCACCTGGACTTGGCGGTATGCCGGAGGGGTTAAGGCGATCTCGCTACGACGAACGGCGATCGCCCTATTGGCTGGGGTTATCCTATTTGGCAGTACGTTTGCGGCTTTTCTGGCAAGTTGGTGGATTCCCGTAATTCCCCCGGCGCTAGCTTTAGCCGGAAGTGCGATCGCCATTACCGCCTATATTGCCCGTACTGCTGGCGATATCCGCAAAACCTTTGGCCGCTATCTCAGCGATTCTGTGGTCGCCAATTTACTCGAAAGTCCCGAAGGTCTTAAACTGGGCGGACAGCGGCAAAAACTCACGATTCTCACCTCGGATTTACGCGGGTTTACCAGCCTTTCCGAACGGCTTCCTCCCGAAGAAGTGGTCAAAATTCTCAATTTTTACCTGGAATATATGGCCGATGTGATTACCGCGCACCAGGGAACCATTGATGAATTTATGGGAGATGGCATCTTAGTGCTGTTTGGCGCACCCACCCAAGGCACAGACGACGCTGTTCGGGCGGTTGCTTGTGGCGTTGCTATGCAGTTAGCGATGATCTCTGTGAATCAAAAAATGGCCGAGTGGGATTTACCGCCCCTAGCGATGGGGATTGGCATTCATACCGGGGAAGTGGTGGTTGGCAATATTGGTTCGGAAAAGCGGACGAAATATGGCGTTGTTGGCAATAATGTCAATTTGACCTATCGGATTGAATCCTATACAACGGGCGGTCAAATTTTGATTTCTGAGTCTACCCTGCAAGAGGTGGGTTCGACCATCCGCATCGATGGCTATAAGCAGGTTCAACCCAAAGGGGTGAAACAACCCATTCTGATTTATGAAGTCGGGGGAATTGGCGGCGAGTACAATCTTTTTCTCCCAAAAGAAGAAGAAATTTTTATTTCCCTTCGCTCAGAAATTCCGCTACAATACACAATCTTAGAGGGAAAGCACGTTGGCGAAAATGTTTTTAACGGTCGCTTAGTCGAGCTTTCTGATAAAGGCGCATTAATTCGTTCAAGCCATGCGGGTTTGGAATCCTTACCTTTAATGCTGACGAATATCAAGCTGAACTTAGGCGAGGAGGACAACAAGAGCGAAGATATTTACGCGAAAGTCTTGGAACAACCCGCACCTTCGAGCAGTTTTTATATTCGCTTTACCGCAAAACCTCCAGAGATTGAAAAGCAACTCGAACAGCTTTATAAATCTCTTCAGTTCCCTCAATCGGAGTCATCCTGCGATTGA